In Labilibaculum sp. DW002, one DNA window encodes the following:
- a CDS encoding MscL family protein, whose protein sequence is MLKESFWKEFGAFIQEYKIVSVGVAFVMGQAINELVKSFVSNMFMPLLNPLIPDGTWRTATWKIWLFEFGWGPFTSSLLHFGILSFIVFLLVKKLLRIKKQ, encoded by the coding sequence ATGTTAAAAGAATCGTTTTGGAAAGAGTTTGGAGCGTTTATACAAGAATACAAAATTGTATCAGTTGGCGTTGCATTCGTAATGGGACAAGCAATTAATGAATTGGTAAAATCTTTTGTTTCCAATATGTTTATGCCATTGCTAAATCCTTTAATTCCTGATGGTACATGGAGAACTGCAACATGGAAAATTTGGTTGTTTGAGTTCGGCTGGGGACCTTTTACGAGTTCACTTTTACACTTTGGAATATTATCTTTTATAGTGTTTTTACTTGTAAAGAAACTCCTGAGAATTAAGAAACAATAG
- a CDS encoding oxidoreductase, whose product MNEKIVLITGASSGIGRSTTALFLKKGYTVYASAPSTDQMNELQVNGAHLIKLDISNKKDCQNAIDHILKESGKIDILINNAGYGLYGAIEDVPIEAARKQFEVNLFGLVELTKLILPSMRNNSKGRIINISSILGAMTLPMGGWYHASKYALEGITDCLRQEVKTFGIKVILINPGAIESNWAELAFSHAVRNSGDSIYKEQTNKLNELFKKSKILEGKADQVAQVIVKASEKKRPKIRYLVPFHAKFVWFIRRISNEQLFKFISSKLIKSIVFNSKPEVK is encoded by the coding sequence ATGAATGAAAAAATAGTTTTAATTACAGGCGCCTCATCAGGTATTGGGAGAAGTACTACTGCACTTTTTCTAAAAAAAGGATATACCGTTTATGCCAGTGCTCCAAGTACCGACCAAATGAATGAATTACAGGTAAATGGAGCTCATCTGATAAAATTAGACATCAGTAATAAAAAAGATTGCCAGAATGCAATTGACCATATCTTAAAAGAATCGGGTAAAATTGACATCCTAATAAATAATGCTGGATATGGTTTATATGGTGCCATAGAAGATGTTCCAATCGAAGCTGCGCGGAAACAATTTGAGGTTAATTTATTTGGATTGGTTGAGCTCACAAAATTAATTTTACCAAGTATGAGGAATAATAGTAAGGGTAGAATTATTAACATCAGTTCCATTTTAGGGGCAATGACTTTACCAATGGGCGGTTGGTACCATGCCTCAAAATATGCACTTGAAGGAATTACCGATTGCCTTAGACAAGAAGTTAAAACTTTTGGAATAAAAGTAATTTTAATTAATCCTGGTGCAATTGAATCCAATTGGGCTGAACTAGCTTTTTCTCATGCTGTAAGGAATTCTGGAGATTCTATATATAAGGAACAAACAAATAAATTAAATGAGTTGTTCAAAAAATCAAAAATTCTGGAAGGAAAAGCAGATCAAGTTGCCCAAGTAATTGTAAAGGCAAGTGAGAAAAAAAGACCTAAAATCAGATATCTCGTACCTTTTCATGCCAAATTTGTTTGGTTCATTAGAAGAATCAGTAATGAACAACTTTTCAAATTCATTAGCTCCAAACTGATAAAATCTATTGTATTTAATTCAAAGCCTGAAGTAAAATAA
- a CDS encoding relaxase/mobilization nuclease domain-containing protein encodes MIANITSGKGFEGLLAYNENKIKSGDACLISKVNLITSKSVSVLSQFNMLDSRNTKKQNTTFHVSLNLPPGETVNDELFSDIADEYMKGMGYGDQPYVVYKHNDREHSHIHIISCKIQENGKSISDSWERTKSQRTCTEIEKMYGLNQTNRIKPKGDELKTDLKLEDIPNENMHLRDRFSTTIHEILEEKKPTTIREFKSELEKCNMSLVQSKGYSKNGNPIRGLKYFGLNENNKRDKYGIAASKLRLKPTLKYLDEKFKANLEFRKDIARKLRPQLNEIIKSFIKLGYADFDKQCQQKGINLNYHRNSSGIYGLSFIDIESGLEFKASDISKNLSWNVLKRTLNEDVSLKYEDVHTKLNKKGLYKFNTFQNQRYIEGKILLFKKKNYSSHQLLRALSLRGIEFEVDNKGQLLAYFNQLDKSEIDGYIIPKEIVNSVNKKNITDEISFQNSLSKYDNVDQRIMLNDALDRNDIKKVNFLMNNGVQYLLQNFEFDLIDSIDLNQSSSQYLEYESVNVSYDSFVPIKNVILGSNSTGEVDDEDDEFENIMKKKKRKRRLS; translated from the coding sequence ATGATCGCAAATATTACTTCAGGTAAAGGATTTGAAGGTTTACTTGCTTATAATGAAAATAAGATCAAATCGGGAGATGCTTGCCTTATTTCCAAAGTAAATCTTATAACGTCTAAAAGTGTGTCAGTTCTTAGTCAATTCAACATGTTAGATTCGAGGAATACAAAAAAACAAAATACAACATTTCATGTTTCCTTAAATCTTCCTCCAGGAGAAACTGTAAATGATGAGTTGTTTAGTGATATAGCGGATGAATACATGAAAGGAATGGGATATGGGGATCAACCTTATGTGGTGTATAAGCATAACGACAGAGAGCATTCACATATCCATATCATATCTTGCAAAATTCAGGAAAATGGCAAAAGTATTTCAGATTCATGGGAACGAACAAAATCTCAGCGAACATGTACCGAAATTGAAAAAATGTATGGTCTAAACCAAACAAATAGGATAAAACCTAAAGGTGACGAATTAAAAACAGATCTTAAATTAGAGGATATTCCAAATGAAAACATGCATTTAAGAGATAGATTCTCAACTACCATTCATGAGATTTTGGAAGAAAAAAAACCAACAACTATAAGAGAATTTAAATCTGAATTAGAAAAATGTAATATGTCATTGGTTCAATCTAAAGGCTACTCTAAGAATGGAAACCCTATTCGAGGATTGAAATACTTTGGTTTAAATGAAAACAATAAGCGTGACAAGTATGGTATTGCAGCTTCAAAACTTAGATTAAAACCAACTTTGAAATATTTGGATGAAAAGTTTAAAGCCAATCTCGAATTCAGAAAAGATATTGCTCGGAAATTAAGACCACAATTAAATGAAATAATTAAAAGTTTCATCAAATTAGGTTATGCTGATTTTGATAAACAGTGCCAACAAAAAGGCATTAATCTAAACTATCACAGGAACAGTTCGGGTATTTATGGTTTAAGCTTTATTGATATTGAATCTGGGCTAGAATTTAAAGCATCTGATATAAGTAAAAACCTGTCGTGGAACGTATTAAAAAGAACTTTGAATGAAGATGTAAGTTTGAAATACGAGGATGTGCACACTAAATTAAATAAAAAAGGACTTTATAAGTTTAATACGTTTCAAAATCAGAGGTATATCGAGGGAAAAATATTGCTCTTCAAGAAAAAGAACTACTCTTCACATCAACTGTTGAGGGCATTAAGCTTGAGAGGAATTGAATTTGAAGTTGATAATAAGGGACAGTTGTTGGCATATTTTAATCAGCTTGATAAGAGCGAGATAGATGGATATATAATTCCAAAAGAAATCGTAAATTCTGTAAATAAAAAAAATATAACGGATGAGATATCCTTTCAAAACTCACTTTCCAAATATGATAATGTTGATCAAAGAATAATGCTTAATGATGCCTTAGACAGAAACGATATTAAAAAAGTTAATTTCTTAATGAACAATGGAGTTCAGTATCTGTTACAAAATTTCGAATTTGATTTAATAGATAGTATTGATTTAAATCAATCTAGTAGTCAATATCTTGAATATGAATCAGTAAATGTTTCATATGATTCTTTTGTACCTATTAAAAATGTAATATTAGGTTCAAACTCAACAGGAGAAGTTGATGACGAAGATGATGAGTTTGAAAATATTATGAAGAAAAAGAAAAGAAAGCGGAGACTCTCTTAA
- a CDS encoding amino acid permease, with translation MSSKATSRKFGTAPVFFTAISTILGAVLFLRFGFAVGTVGFWGVILIIVLGHLVTIPTAFAISELATNKRVEGGGEYFIISRSFGLNIGATIGLALFFSQAISVAFYVIAFTEAFEPVFNWIQTNYNMSLPRQLISVPAMLLLSVLILKKGANLGVKALYFVVAILFASLLLFFLGDTPHAAVSDFSVFKGEFRNSDNFFVIFAIIFPAFTGMTAGVGLSGDLKNPSKSIPWGTTAATFIGMVIYVLVVYKLAQFASAEDLLEHQLIMSKIALGGAIVIPLGLAASTISSALGSVMVAPRTLQALSVDRSLPSRGLNSWLAKGRQKDGEPINASLVTCLIALFFVILGDINAVAEVISMFFMVTYGALCLISFLNHFGSSPSYRPSFKSRWLLSLVGFITSVWVMFKINTLYAFAAVIVMTLIYLLINRYHKDRHGLASIFLNSLYQLNRNVQVFLQKAGKKRVQEWRPSAICISKDSFERDTAFKLLNWIAYKYGFGTYLHRIEGYYSKATYKQSQVELDKLISGFDKMENHVFVDTIISPSYTSAIAQAIQLPGVAGMENNMVIFEYDKSSAENLEEIIENYALANAGNFDFCVLGSSNRTFKLKSDIHIWIKPSDADNANLMILLSFIIAGHPDWKKADIKIFNICKKENAESTRAQLDELVVSGRLPISNSNIEIILEQENVATKEIINEKSAQAGLTIIGFRGETLKHEKVELFKGYNEIGNILFINANSQKTIE, from the coding sequence ATGTCATCAAAAGCAACAAGTAGAAAGTTTGGAACTGCACCCGTATTCTTTACAGCGATCTCAACCATTTTGGGTGCTGTCTTATTTTTAAGATTTGGTTTTGCAGTTGGAACAGTCGGTTTTTGGGGTGTTATCCTAATTATTGTTTTGGGACATTTGGTTACCATACCAACGGCTTTCGCAATTTCTGAATTAGCTACCAATAAGCGTGTAGAAGGAGGAGGTGAATATTTTATTATTTCCAGATCATTCGGATTAAATATAGGGGCAACAATTGGCTTAGCTTTATTTTTCTCTCAAGCCATTTCGGTTGCTTTCTATGTGATTGCTTTTACCGAAGCATTTGAGCCAGTTTTTAATTGGATTCAAACCAATTACAACATGAGTTTGCCGAGACAGCTTATTTCTGTTCCAGCCATGTTACTGTTGTCTGTTTTGATATTGAAAAAAGGAGCCAATCTTGGTGTGAAAGCACTTTATTTTGTTGTTGCTATTCTTTTTGCATCTCTATTGCTTTTTTTTCTTGGAGATACACCACATGCTGCTGTATCTGACTTTAGTGTATTTAAAGGAGAATTCAGAAATTCGGATAATTTCTTTGTGATTTTTGCAATTATATTTCCTGCTTTTACGGGAATGACGGCTGGTGTTGGTTTATCCGGAGATTTAAAAAATCCATCTAAATCTATTCCATGGGGAACTACAGCAGCAACCTTTATAGGCATGGTTATTTATGTGCTTGTCGTTTACAAATTAGCCCAATTTGCAAGTGCTGAAGATTTATTGGAGCATCAGTTGATTATGAGTAAAATCGCATTGGGTGGAGCTATTGTCATTCCTCTAGGATTAGCCGCTTCAACTATTTCATCGGCTTTGGGTTCCGTAATGGTTGCTCCTCGAACTTTGCAGGCTCTGTCGGTTGACCGATCTTTACCTTCCAGAGGATTAAATAGTTGGTTAGCCAAGGGGCGACAAAAAGATGGTGAGCCAATTAATGCTTCTCTTGTGACCTGTTTGATTGCTCTGTTTTTTGTTATTCTTGGCGATATTAATGCGGTTGCCGAGGTGATATCTATGTTTTTTATGGTGACTTACGGGGCACTTTGTTTGATTTCCTTTTTAAATCATTTTGGTTCCTCACCCAGTTATCGTCCATCCTTCAAGTCAAGATGGTTGTTGTCTTTAGTTGGATTTATTACCTCTGTTTGGGTCATGTTTAAAATCAATACCTTATATGCATTTGCAGCGGTAATAGTAATGACTCTTATTTATTTGCTGATTAATCGATACCATAAAGACAGGCATGGTTTGGCTTCTATTTTCCTAAATTCTTTATATCAATTAAATAGAAACGTGCAGGTTTTTTTGCAAAAAGCAGGAAAGAAACGCGTACAAGAGTGGCGTCCAAGTGCTATTTGTATCTCGAAAGATTCTTTTGAACGAGATACGGCCTTTAAGTTATTGAATTGGATTGCTTATAAATATGGTTTTGGCACCTATTTGCATCGAATTGAAGGTTATTATTCTAAAGCAACTTACAAGCAATCGCAAGTTGAGCTCGATAAATTAATTAGCGGTTTTGATAAAATGGAAAATCATGTTTTTGTCGATACAATTATTTCACCATCCTATACCTCAGCCATTGCTCAGGCTATTCAGTTGCCGGGAGTTGCTGGTATGGAAAATAATATGGTGATTTTCGAGTACGATAAATCGAGTGCTGAAAATTTAGAGGAAATTATTGAGAACTATGCTTTGGCAAATGCAGGGAATTTTGATTTTTGTGTCCTTGGAAGTTCAAACCGAACGTTTAAGTTGAAATCTGATATTCATATTTGGATTAAACCAAGTGATGCTGATAATGCTAATTTAATGATTCTTTTAAGTTTTATTATTGCGGGACATCCTGATTGGAAAAAAGCAGATATAAAAATATTTAACATCTGCAAAAAAGAAAATGCCGAATCAACACGTGCGCAATTAGATGAATTAGTTGTATCTGGTCGTTTGCCAATTAGTAATTCAAACATTGAAATTATTCTGGAACAAGAAAATGTAGCAACAAAAGAGATTATAAATGAAAAATCTGCGCAAGCTGGATTAACCATTATTGGCTTTAGAGGAGAAACATTAAAGCACGAAAAAGTTGAATTATTTAAGGGGTATAATGAAATAGGAAACATCCTATTTATTAATGCGAATAGTCAAAAAACAATAGAATAA
- a CDS encoding tyrosine-type recombinase/integrase, with the protein MNLDWISLPDVNEEILQSDKGVSLVAVLDTDKQRKDGSYTIKVRIIHERIYKYYSTKIAVTQEEYEKLSKGSRLNKDLTEKRIVVHQYLKRAYAVICEMNGFSFVEFKERFTQKRSDMKSVYAYYDQYIDVLNSEERIGTRDNYTYSMKKLKEFHGKNSISFETITPTFLRQYEKWILDKGHSKTTVGIYCRPLKKIFNDAIADGIIGNDKNPFGDVKRGKYQAPEGNNTKKALSLDDLKKIIMYVPEPGSPEHYYRDIWVFSYLGNGINMKDLCLLKYKDIDGNHIRFSREKTKNTNRSARPISIALIEMNKRIIERWGRFPRELDKFIFPVLDGKPNEEEVKRKVQQFTKQVNKYMKKIGVKLNIDATITTYYARHSYVTASLRAGVDIHTITENVGHSSLKVIGKYIDSLNEEESVKNANKLLKFD; encoded by the coding sequence ATGAATTTAGATTGGATTTCCCTTCCAGATGTTAATGAAGAAATACTACAAAGTGACAAAGGAGTTTCTTTGGTTGCAGTGCTCGATACGGACAAGCAACGCAAGGATGGTTCTTACACGATAAAAGTAAGAATTATTCATGAAAGAATTTATAAATACTATTCAACAAAGATTGCAGTAACACAAGAGGAATACGAAAAATTAAGTAAGGGTAGTAGGTTAAATAAAGATTTAACAGAAAAGAGAATTGTCGTTCATCAATATTTAAAAAGGGCTTATGCTGTCATTTGTGAAATGAACGGTTTTTCATTTGTTGAATTTAAAGAACGATTTACACAGAAGCGTTCTGATATGAAAAGTGTATATGCTTATTACGATCAGTATATCGACGTTCTAAATTCTGAAGAAAGAATAGGGACAAGGGATAACTATACCTACTCAATGAAAAAGCTGAAAGAATTTCATGGAAAGAATTCAATTTCATTTGAAACGATTACTCCAACTTTTTTAAGACAATATGAGAAATGGATACTTGATAAAGGACACAGTAAGACAACTGTAGGGATTTATTGTCGGCCATTAAAAAAGATATTCAATGATGCTATAGCAGATGGAATTATAGGCAATGATAAAAATCCTTTTGGAGATGTGAAAAGGGGAAAGTATCAAGCCCCCGAAGGAAACAATACCAAAAAAGCTTTAAGTCTAGACGATCTGAAGAAGATAATAATGTATGTGCCTGAACCAGGATCTCCAGAACATTATTATCGTGATATTTGGGTTTTTTCATACCTCGGTAATGGTATCAATATGAAAGATCTTTGCCTCCTGAAGTATAAAGATATTGATGGCAATCACATTCGTTTTAGCCGTGAAAAGACAAAAAATACAAATCGATCAGCTCGACCAATTTCTATTGCCTTGATTGAAATGAATAAGAGGATCATTGAAAGATGGGGAAGATTCCCTCGAGAGTTGGATAAATTTATCTTCCCTGTTTTGGATGGAAAACCCAATGAGGAGGAGGTAAAGCGTAAAGTTCAGCAGTTTACCAAGCAGGTAAATAAATATATGAAAAAAATTGGGGTAAAGCTTAATATTGATGCAACAATAACAACTTACTATGCCCGCCATTCTTACGTTACAGCTTCCTTAAGAGCTGGTGTCGATATACATACAATTACAGAAAATGTGGGACATTCTAGTTTAAAAGTAATAGGTAAATATATTGATAGTTTGAATGAAGAAGAGAGTGTGAAAAATGCGAATAAACTTTTAAAATTTGATTGA
- a CDS encoding 5' nucleotidase, NT5C type — translation MKRNQIVFVDMDDVLCDFMGSYKAHVKRYPEMKYPQAQIDFFRNLEPLKGAVEAFRKLSELKDTEVYILSAPSEHNPLSYMEKRIWVENHLGFEAVKKLILSPNKALLKGDYLIDDYTEGKGQENFEGKLINFGSDEFPDWDSVLKYFSL, via the coding sequence ATGAAAAGGAATCAGATTGTATTTGTAGATATGGATGATGTGCTTTGCGACTTTATGGGATCTTATAAGGCGCATGTTAAGCGTTATCCAGAGATGAAATATCCACAAGCACAGATTGATTTTTTTCGAAACCTGGAGCCCTTAAAAGGAGCCGTTGAAGCCTTTCGTAAATTATCAGAACTGAAAGATACTGAAGTTTATATTTTGAGCGCCCCAAGTGAGCATAATCCTCTTTCGTATATGGAGAAGAGAATTTGGGTGGAGAATCACTTAGGTTTTGAAGCAGTGAAAAAACTAATTCTTTCACCTAATAAGGCTTTACTAAAGGGAGATTACTTAATTGATGATTATACAGAAGGAAAAGGTCAAGAAAACTTTGAAGGGAAACTTATAAATTTCGGATCTGATGAGTTTCCGGATTGGGATTCTGTATTAAAATACTTCTCGCTTTAA
- a CDS encoding DUF3987 domain-containing protein translates to MKNSNLNSSQCEDNENLIDEKEHGQDKLNISFFKCPISNTIPSQTLSISDIYNLIKGDVYRDVTNNLRSINDNVVASEFKAGNFDYVCFSGVFSQRSNKSLIQHSELLVIDFDHFKDVQSIKELLIDDIYLETELLFISPSGDGLKWVVKIDLSRANHHEYFIGIQNYLKSTYGLNIDGSGKDVARACFLPHDDQVFMNPNSSEFQKEFNPHAWQDKPRSSTSHIKSDSLDKDVDKLIGVIETTRLDITQGYENWRNIAFALIDCFGENGRDYFHRISRFHNEYAIDNCNKCFDRFLKSNGTGITIKSLFWLAKDHGIVVNNLNKQIRPKAKKFLQAEYHSKRFPVDVFPNTIAEFVRKSADAINCPNEFIAVPMLSCFAMAMSNKRVVELKKDWREFAILYAAIVSRPGTKKSPALNKAILPLKKLQEEFLAIYLKDKEKYKKEYEEFESEFQRWKSLNKSERVNVDIPIKPNTPTMKQFITSDATMEAITELMINNHSGILCYMDELAGWIKGMNQYKSAGGNELEMWLKLWSAILQIINRKGKEPVFANNPFVNVLGGIQPEVLDVFSGKDNGLIDRILFAFPEEIAPMITDIEVPMELDEKLMSVFNRLYNAHFKEEAESTDPEVSKFSPAAYNKFKDYVNNTLYKEMTSYQMPYYLRGAWAKFPGYIARFALIIQGMNYGENKKSLKEIDLDSLSKAIEITEYFMWNAKKVYARLNASKTDRKVELAERWINKNGGKASLREIYTNKVASCKNTKQAKSLFEEMVARELGVTHEYYPEGGGRATFIFVLDDKVSDPRESNYNFD, encoded by the coding sequence ATGAAAAATAGTAATCTTAATTCTTCACAATGCGAAGATAATGAAAATCTTATAGATGAAAAAGAACATGGACAAGATAAACTGAATATCAGTTTTTTTAAATGCCCAATTTCAAATACGATACCTAGCCAAACGCTTAGTATTAGTGATATTTATAATTTGATTAAGGGAGATGTATACAGGGATGTAACAAATAACCTTAGAAGTATTAATGATAATGTAGTGGCTTCTGAATTTAAAGCAGGAAATTTTGATTATGTCTGTTTCTCAGGTGTGTTTAGTCAAAGATCTAATAAGTCATTAATACAACATTCTGAATTATTGGTAATTGATTTTGATCACTTTAAGGATGTTCAGTCGATAAAAGAATTATTAATTGATGATATATATTTGGAGACAGAACTACTCTTTATTTCTCCATCAGGGGATGGATTAAAGTGGGTCGTTAAAATTGACTTAAGTAGAGCCAATCATCATGAATATTTTATTGGAATTCAAAATTATTTAAAGTCCACCTATGGTTTAAATATTGATGGAAGCGGAAAAGATGTGGCAAGAGCTTGCTTTTTACCACACGATGATCAGGTGTTTATGAATCCTAATTCGTCAGAATTTCAGAAGGAATTTAATCCACATGCGTGGCAAGATAAACCAAGAAGTAGTACATCGCACATTAAATCTGATAGTTTGGATAAGGATGTGGATAAATTGATTGGAGTAATTGAAACGACAAGGTTGGATATCACTCAAGGCTATGAAAATTGGAGAAATATTGCTTTTGCTTTAATTGATTGTTTTGGAGAAAATGGAAGAGATTATTTTCATAGAATAAGTCGATTTCATAATGAGTATGCGATTGATAACTGTAATAAGTGTTTTGATCGATTTTTAAAATCGAATGGGACAGGGATTACAATAAAATCATTGTTTTGGTTGGCAAAAGATCATGGTATTGTTGTTAATAATTTGAATAAACAAATTCGACCTAAGGCTAAAAAGTTTTTACAAGCTGAGTATCATTCTAAACGATTTCCAGTAGATGTTTTTCCAAATACTATTGCTGAATTCGTTAGGAAGTCAGCAGATGCTATAAATTGTCCTAATGAATTTATTGCAGTTCCCATGTTGTCTTGTTTTGCAATGGCAATGTCAAATAAGCGAGTTGTAGAGTTGAAAAAGGATTGGAGAGAATTTGCGATATTATATGCTGCCATTGTCTCAAGACCTGGAACGAAAAAATCTCCAGCCTTAAATAAAGCTATACTTCCTTTAAAGAAACTTCAGGAAGAGTTTTTAGCAATATATCTAAAAGATAAAGAGAAATATAAGAAAGAATATGAAGAGTTTGAAAGTGAATTTCAGAGATGGAAATCGTTGAATAAGTCAGAGCGTGTAAATGTTGACATACCCATAAAACCAAATACGCCAACTATGAAGCAATTCATTACTTCAGACGCTACTATGGAGGCAATTACAGAGTTGATGATTAATAATCATTCAGGAATATTGTGTTATATGGATGAATTGGCAGGTTGGATAAAAGGGATGAATCAATATAAATCTGCTGGAGGAAATGAACTTGAAATGTGGTTGAAATTATGGAGTGCAATATTACAAATCATTAATAGAAAAGGTAAAGAACCAGTTTTTGCAAATAACCCTTTCGTAAATGTATTGGGTGGGATTCAACCTGAAGTGTTAGATGTTTTTTCTGGAAAAGACAATGGCTTAATTGATAGAATTCTTTTTGCTTTTCCAGAGGAAATTGCTCCTATGATTACCGATATTGAAGTTCCAATGGAATTAGATGAGAAATTAATGTCTGTTTTTAATAGGTTATACAATGCTCATTTCAAGGAAGAAGCAGAATCTACAGATCCTGAGGTATCAAAGTTTTCGCCAGCAGCTTACAATAAGTTTAAAGATTATGTTAACAATACTCTCTATAAAGAAATGACATCTTATCAGATGCCCTATTATTTACGAGGAGCATGGGCTAAATTTCCTGGTTATATTGCCCGATTTGCGCTGATTATTCAAGGAATGAACTATGGCGAGAATAAAAAATCATTAAAAGAAATTGATTTAGATAGTTTAAGTAAGGCTATAGAGATAACTGAGTATTTTATGTGGAATGCTAAGAAAGTTTATGCTCGACTTAATGCTAGTAAGACAGATCGTAAAGTTGAATTAGCAGAGAGGTGGATCAATAAGAATGGTGGAAAAGCTAGCCTTAGGGAGATTTATACGAATAAGGTTGCTAGTTGTAAGAATACAAAGCAGGCTAAGTCTTTGTTTGAAGAAATGGTTGCACGTGAACTTGGGGTTACACATGAATATTACCCAGAAGGAGGAGGAAGAGCAACTTTTATTTTTGTATTAGATGATAAGGTCAGCGATCCAAGGGAATCTAACTATAATTTCGATTAA
- a CDS encoding helix-turn-helix domain-containing protein translates to MSQQLVLISPEDLKKTIEVAVSKVLSKKLEVKEKESESTSKVLMLRQAAEYIQMPIPTFRERLARNEIKGAKIGKSWRFFPEDLDEFIKKNLRKTNDEIEQEIDDELSK, encoded by the coding sequence ATGAGTCAACAACTAGTACTTATTTCGCCCGAAGATCTTAAGAAGACAATCGAGGTAGCCGTTAGTAAGGTATTATCAAAAAAATTAGAAGTTAAAGAGAAAGAATCAGAATCAACCTCAAAGGTTTTAATGTTGAGGCAGGCTGCAGAGTATATTCAGATGCCAATTCCAACTTTTCGAGAACGATTAGCACGTAATGAAATTAAAGGTGCTAAAATTGGTAAGTCTTGGCGCTTCTTCCCTGAGGATTTAGATGAATTCATTAAAAAAAATCTGCGAAAGACAAATGATGAAATAGAACAGGAAATAGATGATGAGTTATCAAAGTAA
- a CDS encoding ParA family protein, with translation MTKIISIINQKGGVGKTTTTCSLAAALSRSGHKVLGVDLDPQCNLSQSLGVKSQDDNVYNLLKGNCEFKPISIDENFHLLPSSIDLSAFEVELSNEPGREFSLREAILEIRSDYDYILIDCSPSLGLTSLNALTASDSFLVPILPHHLSIQGLSKLLELTDKIKTRLNNKLELEGILLTQFSPRKVMHRDISEVIKEHFGSKLYKTFIRENIALAEAPSAGIDIFRYAPKSNGAEDYLSLCEEFLSKQY, from the coding sequence ATGACAAAAATAATATCAATCATCAACCAAAAAGGAGGAGTCGGAAAAACTACTACGACATGTTCATTAGCTGCTGCTCTTAGTAGATCAGGACATAAAGTTTTAGGTGTCGATTTGGATCCTCAGTGCAATCTAAGTCAGTCTCTGGGAGTAAAATCGCAAGATGATAATGTTTATAATTTATTAAAAGGAAATTGTGAGTTCAAGCCAATTTCAATTGATGAGAATTTTCATTTGCTTCCTTCGTCAATTGATTTAAGTGCTTTTGAAGTAGAGCTATCAAATGAACCAGGAAGAGAATTTTCACTGCGAGAAGCAATTTTAGAAATTCGATCAGATTACGACTATATCTTGATTGACTGCTCTCCATCATTGGGTTTGACCTCATTGAATGCACTAACTGCATCTGATTCATTCTTAGTTCCTATTTTACCCCATCATTTAAGTATCCAAGGGCTGAGTAAATTATTGGAGTTAACTGATAAGATTAAAACAAGGCTTAATAATAAACTTGAATTGGAAGGGATTTTACTCACACAGTTCAGCCCACGTAAAGTTATGCATAGAGATATTTCTGAGGTTATTAAAGAGCATTTTGGGTCGAAACTATATAAAACCTTTATTCGTGAAAACATAGCACTTGCAGAAGCTCCATCAGCAGGAATTGATATTTTCAGATATGCACCGAAGAGTAATGGTGCTGAAGATTATTTAAGCCTCTGTGAGGAATTTCTAAGTAAACAATATTAG
- a CDS encoding plasmid mobilization protein, with product MARPKKSKEDKRIEYIKIYLSAKEKAEIKNNFYPLNDDLSSTVREVLLNGHYSISYRDRTKEEMILSLGRIGTNLNQHIKQIHQYPDQKMFIETAKIISKLEKEIESITETLVK from the coding sequence ATGGCTAGGCCAAAGAAATCAAAAGAAGATAAAAGAATAGAGTATATAAAAATTTATCTATCTGCGAAGGAAAAAGCTGAAATTAAAAATAATTTTTATCCGTTAAATGATGACTTATCATCAACAGTTAGAGAGGTGTTGTTAAATGGGCATTACTCTATTTCTTATCGAGACAGAACTAAAGAAGAAATGATATTATCGCTCGGACGTATCGGAACAAATCTTAACCAGCATATAAAGCAAATACATCAATACCCAGACCAAAAAATGTTTATTGAGACTGCTAAAATCATTTCGAAATTGGAAAAAGAAATAGAATCAATAACCGAGACTTTAGTAAAATGA